One genomic segment of Bacteroidota bacterium includes these proteins:
- a CDS encoding fasciclin domain-containing protein, protein MKNLIKTFATITIIVFGFYACQPKEGDNTTTTTSDTASFNDGGQATVVDDVSQKNVVQVAVGSPDHTTLVAALKAGNLVDALANAGPFTVFAPTNAAFDKLPAGTVDDLLKKENLLSLKNILQYHVAVGVYKEDMMRDGQSLGMVNGGNATLGVSPEGKITINGANIIATVPASNGIVYVIDEVLLPK, encoded by the coding sequence ATGAAAAATCTAATCAAAACTTTTGCAACTATTACCATTATTGTATTTGGATTTTATGCTTGCCAACCTAAAGAAGGAGATAACACAACAACTACTACTTCTGACACAGCATCCTTTAACGACGGCGGCCAAGCCACTGTAGTAGATGATGTTTCTCAAAAAAATGTAGTGCAGGTAGCAGTGGGTTCACCCGATCACACTACACTTGTGGCGGCATTAAAAGCAGGAAATCTGGTAGATGCTTTGGCGAATGCAGGGCCGTTTACAGTGTTTGCACCTACTAATGCCGCATTTGATAAATTGCCCGCAGGTACTGTAGATGACTTATTGAAAAAAGAAAATCTCTTATCATTAAAAAACATTCTTCAATATCATGTGGCTGTTGGTGTTTACAAAGAAGATATGATGCGTGATGGCCAATCATTAGGAATGGTGAATGGCGGCAACGCAACTTTAGGTGTTTCTCCTGAAGGAAAAATAACAATCAATGGTGCAAATATTATTGCAACAGTTCCTGCATCAAATGGAATTGTATATGTAATTGATGAAGTGCTTTTACCGAAATAA
- a CDS encoding Lacal_2735 family protein, with amino-acid sequence MFQLFKKDPIKNLQKDYQKILEKARDAQRSGDIKGFALLTEKSEEILKQIDTLRKV; translated from the coding sequence ATGTTTCAATTATTTAAAAAAGACCCGATTAAAAATCTACAAAAAGATTATCAAAAGATTTTAGAAAAAGCACGTGACGCCCAGCGTAGCGGTGATATAAAAGGTTTTGCTTTATTGACAGAAAAATCTGAAGAGATTCTCAAACAAATAGATACTTTAAGAAAAGTTTAA
- a CDS encoding universal stress protein, producing the protein MRNILFTTDFSDCANNALKFALPLADYLRCKIYFMHSNQLPAVEMQMADILIADVMDQKNQQAIAALNQLKFRTSEYAFQHNVDIPVDHILSIGFPAEEIMKAAEQLKPELVVAGTTGEGGFIKFLFGSTTTHLIKSLNYPLLLVPADANNTSIKNIAYAAGLESDDVTIIEKLLTMCAQLQARLFVFHVDKVLKESDYDLMADINKKFPEAIKKNSLTLEVLQGKSIIDGIDHYLNDRNIDMLAMTHHRKPFLDLFDRKIPQKMAKHSTIPLLIYQEVVKISNNIFLQWLLLLYHKV; encoded by the coding sequence ATGAGAAATATACTTTTTACAACCGACTTTTCTGATTGCGCAAACAATGCATTGAAATTTGCATTGCCTTTAGCAGATTATCTGCGATGCAAAATATATTTTATGCATTCCAACCAGTTGCCCGCTGTGGAAATGCAAATGGCTGATATTTTAATTGCTGATGTGATGGATCAAAAAAATCAACAGGCAATTGCGGCATTAAATCAATTGAAATTCCGCACTTCAGAATATGCATTTCAACATAATGTGGATATTCCGGTTGATCATATTTTATCCATAGGTTTTCCGGCAGAAGAAATTATGAAAGCGGCAGAACAATTGAAACCGGAATTAGTAGTGGCTGGTACTACGGGTGAAGGTGGGTTTATTAAATTTTTATTTGGAAGCACAACTACGCATTTAATTAAAAGTTTAAATTATCCCTTGTTATTAGTGCCGGCGGATGCAAATAATACAAGTATAAAAAATATTGCTTACGCAGCAGGTTTGGAATCTGACGATGTAACCATTATTGAAAAATTATTGACGATGTGTGCGCAATTGCAAGCTCGATTATTTGTATTTCATGTAGATAAAGTATTGAAAGAAAGCGATTATGATTTAATGGCAGATATAAATAAAAAATTTCCCGAGGCTATTAAAAAGAATTCCTTAACGCTGGAAGTATTGCAGGGGAAATCTATAATTGATGGTATTGATCATTATCTCAACGATAGAAATATTGATATGCTTGCAATGACTCATCACAGAAAGCCATTTCTGGATTTATTCGATAGAAAAATTCCACAAAAAATGGCAAAGCACAGTACCATTCCACTATTAATTTATCAGGAAGTCGTTAAGATTTCGAATAATATTTTTTTACAATGGCTTCTGCTTCTTTATCACAAGGTGTAA
- a CDS encoding YkgJ family cysteine cluster protein, which produces MEIQPISKNKLKDYRKLFAVLKARKSAKHDAMFQETHNQVFSKVNCLDCANCCKTHSPIILSTDIKRISKYLGMSEHQFMSDYLLIDEDDDWVFHTQPCPFLGNDNRCSIYEVRPKACSEYPHTNRKKIYQLEQITLKNTEVCPAVSQILDTIIKQIQA; this is translated from the coding sequence ATGGAAATACAGCCCATTTCAAAAAATAAATTAAAGGACTATCGTAAATTATTTGCTGTATTAAAAGCACGCAAATCTGCAAAGCATGATGCGATGTTTCAAGAAACACATAATCAGGTTTTTTCAAAAGTAAATTGTTTGGATTGTGCGAATTGTTGCAAAACACATAGTCCGATAATTCTATCTACAGATATAAAAAGAATTTCAAAATATCTGGGTATGAGTGAACATCAATTTATGAGTGATTATTTATTAATTGATGAAGATGATGATTGGGTGTTTCATACGCAGCCGTGTCCGTTTTTGGGAAATGATAATCGCTGTTCTATTTATGAAGTAAGACCAAAAGCATGTAGTGAATATCCGCATACCAACAGAAAGAAAATTTATCAATTGGAACAGATTACTTTAAAGAATACTGAAGTCTGTCCGGCTGTTTCTCAAATACTAGATACTATAATTAAACAAATACAAGCGTAA
- a CDS encoding DUF3127 domain-containing protein: protein MSFELQGKLLEIYNTAEISATFKKREFVLERSESNVGRIFTDTIKFQLIQDKCQLLDSFQIGDEVKVSFNIKGTKWEKEGRVNYFNNLDAWRIEKVTGESQAEDITTFSADPQTPYTDDLPF, encoded by the coding sequence ATGAGTTTCGAATTACAAGGTAAATTATTAGAGATTTACAACACAGCAGAAATTTCCGCCACATTTAAAAAGCGTGAGTTTGTTTTAGAACGCAGCGAATCTAACGTAGGCAGAATATTCACAGACACAATTAAATTTCAATTGATACAAGATAAATGTCAGTTACTCGACAGTTTTCAAATTGGCGACGAAGTAAAAGTGAGCTTTAATATCAAAGGCACTAAATGGGAAAAAGAAGGTCGGGTAAATTACTTCAACAATTTAGATGCATGGCGCATTGAAAAAGTTACGGGTGAATCTCAAGCTGAAGATATTACTACTTTCAGTGCCGATCCGCAAACACCTTATACTGATGATCTGCCATTTTAA
- a CDS encoding mechanosensitive ion channel: protein MPIRIYLSVILLTFFFCLQSIAQADSISANENLLLEDVQMAKLKTIEDELNKLDQNLFANNFLIKEFTSAIDTLDENETKLISDFKNRIKQLELSNTNLQERRQDLHDELKTIAKPYPVVLFEDTLFYFYLSAGFNKASVRAKNTSELLFKIYDSRDFDSTLLKVHETELGLVVISYDLTLICVFSKNDGFLFEESQLEIANAARNSIIQSITSNLEQTSLRHIIANVIQVTGLIILVFTIVWLLNKLVQPIKNWLLINRKKYIRPLRYRNTEIVDAHKMLEVAYSILNIVKWVLVISILYTGSFFIFSLFPNTKDISNQLISWIIGPIRDIHQGVVNFIPNLISIIVIFTAFRIFIRFIQYLSTQVTEKKIVLGNFPHDWARPTFSIVRFLLYALMFIIIFPFLPGSDSPAFQGVSVFLGLLISLGSSSTISNIISGIVITYMRPFRINEKVKVGEIIGTVVSKNLLVTKLRTIKNEDITIPNSNLLTGHILNYSSACEHIGLIVHTTVTIGYDVPWRKVHEALTDAILMVPSIEKNPPPFVYQTGLDDFYVAYQINAYTRDDTNLPLTNSQIHQSIQDVCNERGIEIMSPHYRNVRDGNMTTIPENYLAVDYEAPGFKIQKQEKNEE from the coding sequence ATGCCTATTAGAATCTATCTGTCGGTTATTCTACTAACTTTCTTTTTTTGTTTACAATCCATAGCACAAGCAGATAGTATCTCAGCCAATGAAAATTTATTATTGGAGGATGTGCAAATGGCAAAACTCAAAACTATTGAAGACGAGTTAAATAAATTAGATCAAAATCTGTTCGCCAATAATTTCTTGATAAAGGAATTTACTTCTGCTATAGATACATTAGATGAGAATGAAACTAAACTTATATCTGATTTTAAAAATCGTATCAAGCAATTAGAATTAAGCAATACTAATTTGCAAGAACGGCGACAAGATTTGCATGATGAATTAAAAACAATTGCAAAACCATATCCTGTTGTTTTATTTGAGGATACACTCTTTTATTTCTATCTCAGCGCCGGATTTAATAAAGCTTCTGTTCGGGCTAAAAACACCTCTGAATTATTATTCAAGATTTATGATTCTCGTGATTTCGACAGCACCTTGCTAAAAGTGCATGAAACAGAATTAGGGCTGGTTGTAATCTCTTATGATCTCACATTGATTTGTGTGTTTTCAAAAAATGATGGATTCTTATTTGAAGAGTCCCAGTTGGAAATTGCCAATGCCGCCCGAAATTCTATTATACAATCCATTACATCAAATTTAGAACAAACAAGTCTCCGCCATATTATTGCCAATGTCATTCAGGTTACAGGACTTATCATATTGGTATTTACAATTGTCTGGTTGCTGAATAAACTTGTACAACCCATTAAAAACTGGTTGCTGATAAACAGAAAAAAATATATCCGTCCATTGCGCTATCGCAATACAGAAATTGTGGATGCTCATAAAATGTTGGAGGTAGCTTATTCAATTTTAAATATTGTAAAATGGGTTTTAGTAATCTCCATTTTATACACCGGCTCATTTTTTATTTTTAGTTTATTCCCAAACACAAAAGACATTTCCAATCAACTTATTAGTTGGATCATCGGCCCGATAAGAGATATACATCAAGGGGTTGTGAATTTTATTCCAAATTTGATTTCGATTATCGTAATTTTTACTGCATTCAGAATTTTTATACGGTTTATACAATATTTATCTACTCAAGTAACCGAAAAGAAAATAGTGCTTGGGAATTTCCCGCATGATTGGGCCCGACCAACTTTCAGTATCGTTCGGTTTTTATTATATGCCTTGATGTTCATTATTATATTTCCTTTTTTACCGGGTTCTGATTCTCCTGCGTTTCAAGGTGTATCTGTCTTTCTGGGTTTATTAATTTCCCTTGGCTCCTCCTCAACTATCAGCAATATTATTTCGGGGATTGTAATTACTTATATGCGTCCATTCAGGATAAATGAAAAAGTAAAAGTGGGAGAAATCATCGGCACTGTTGTTTCAAAAAATTTATTGGTTACAAAACTTCGCACAATTAAAAATGAAGACATTACTATTCCAAATTCTAATCTGCTAACCGGACATATTTTGAATTACAGTTCAGCATGTGAACACATTGGATTAATTGTACATACTACAGTAACGATAGGTTATGATGTGCCTTGGCGAAAAGTGCATGAAGCATTAACGGATGCGATATTAATGGTGCCATCAATAGAAAAAAATCCGCCGCCATTTGTATATCAAACCGGTCTCGATGATTTTTATGTTGCATATCAGATAAATGCCTATACCCGGGATGATACAAACTTGCCACTAACGAATTCTCAAATACATCAGTCAATTCAGGATGTATGTAATGAAAGAGGAATTGAAATTATGTCGCCACATTATCGCAATGTAAGAGATGGAAATATGACAACTATTCCTGAAAATTATTTGGCTGTGGATTATGAAGCACCTGGATTTAAAATTCAAAAGCAAGAAAAAAACGAAGAATAA
- a CDS encoding DUF2764 family protein codes for MQNKGRSDYYSLVCGLPEITLEQTSDPDYRNLIIDYKDYINETDQHWLQLVYDTIDLKNFLIILFKSGKELQPGGSYSQVQLEEAANQKEILFSYQEKFFNAFDNTPTEHPVAVVEHKLFSLYYTDLINCGNLFLENWGRFSLALKNYVLLLYGDNLKMDMQDSLIAEPLPFDKIQLRTLEQYLNETTNTSGITEVIGRGDISIKEKYIDQLLWDYLNAGSFFEYFSLEKLIAFALKNQLANRWKYLSDKSNTITTEEILNAITEIKHE; via the coding sequence ATGCAGAATAAAGGCAGAAGTGATTACTATTCTTTAGTGTGCGGACTTCCGGAAATTACACTTGAGCAAACTTCTGATCCCGATTATCGCAATCTGATAATTGACTATAAAGATTATATTAATGAAACAGATCAACATTGGTTGCAACTTGTGTATGATACTATTGATTTAAAAAACTTTCTGATTATATTATTTAAATCCGGAAAAGAATTACAACCGGGTGGTAGTTATTCTCAAGTGCAATTAGAAGAAGCAGCAAACCAAAAAGAAATATTATTTTCTTATCAGGAAAAATTTTTTAATGCATTTGATAATACGCCAACAGAACATCCGGTTGCTGTGGTTGAACACAAATTGTTTTCATTGTACTATACCGATTTAATAAATTGCGGCAACTTGTTTTTAGAAAACTGGGGTAGGTTTTCTTTGGCATTAAAAAATTATGTGTTGTTGCTTTATGGTGATAATCTGAAAATGGATATGCAGGATAGTTTAATAGCAGAACCTTTGCCATTTGATAAAATACAACTTAGAACATTAGAACAATATCTGAATGAAACTACAAATACATCCGGTATAACAGAGGTGATTGGCAGAGGTGATATTTCAATTAAAGAAAAGTATATAGATCAATTGCTTTGGGATTATTTAAATGCTGGAAGTTTCTTTGAATATTTTAGCCTTGAAAAATTAATTGCATTTGCTTTAAAAAATCAATTAGCTAATCGTTGGAAATATTTATCAGATAAATCAAATACAATTACTACGGAAGAAATTCTTAACGCAATAACTGAAATTAAACATGAATAA
- a CDS encoding carboxylate-amine ligase, whose amino-acid sequence MIDYSPFSIGIEEEFQIIDPETHDLAKRKHNIIEMGATSGDQIKAEMHQSVVEVASKICKNMSEAQDEMFRLRRMVADYAAQDGLRIAATGTHPFAHWEDQLITNHPRYEEIVNEMQDAARSNLIFGLHVHIGMPSRDVAVYMMNSLRYFLPHIFALSTNSPFWEGRNTGFKSFRTKVFDKFPRTGLPDEFNDASHFDSFVAMLVKTNCIDNGKKIWWDLRVHPYFNTIEFRICDVTMRTEETLALAALMQSLTVKMYKLMKSNIGWRRYDKALINENKWRAARFGISSKLIDFGKQQEASTKDLINEMLDLVDDVADDLGTREHLNKISWILENGTGADRQLEHYFANNSDMKSLVDFMIEESYVGL is encoded by the coding sequence ATGATTGACTACTCACCTTTTTCAATTGGTATTGAAGAAGAATTTCAAATTATAGATCCTGAGACTCATGATTTAGCTAAGCGCAAGCATAATATTATTGAGATGGGCGCAACTTCCGGCGATCAGATAAAAGCAGAAATGCATCAGAGTGTTGTTGAAGTTGCTTCAAAGATTTGCAAAAATATGTCGGAAGCACAGGATGAAATGTTTCGCTTGCGCAGAATGGTTGCTGACTACGCCGCACAAGATGGTTTGCGCATTGCCGCAACAGGAACACATCCCTTTGCACACTGGGAGGATCAATTGATTACAAACCATCCACGCTATGAAGAAATTGTAAACGAAATGCAGGATGCTGCTCGCAGTAATCTCATTTTTGGTTTGCATGTACACATTGGTATGCCTTCCAGAGATGTAGCAGTGTATATGATGAATTCATTGCGCTATTTTCTGCCACATATATTTGCGCTCTCTACCAACTCTCCCTTTTGGGAAGGACGCAATACAGGATTTAAGTCTTTTCGCACAAAAGTGTTTGATAAATTTCCGAGAACAGGTTTGCCGGATGAGTTTAATGATGCCAGCCACTTCGATAGTTTTGTTGCAATGCTTGTAAAAACAAATTGTATTGACAACGGTAAAAAAATCTGGTGGGACTTGCGTGTACATCCATACTTTAACACAATCGAATTCCGTATTTGCGATGTTACAATGCGCACCGAAGAAACGCTTGCACTTGCCGCTTTAATGCAATCACTTACTGTAAAAATGTATAAACTGATGAAGAGCAATATCGGTTGGAGACGTTATGATAAAGCGTTGATTAATGAAAATAAATGGAGAGCAGCACGTTTCGGAATCAGTTCTAAACTCATTGACTTCGGGAAACAACAAGAAGCTTCTACCAAAGATTTAATTAATGAAATGTTGGATTTAGTGGATGATGTTGCCGATGATCTTGGAACACGAGAACACCTCAACAAAATTTCCTGGATATTAGAAAATGGAACAGGTGCCGACCGTCAGTTAGAACATTATTTCGCCAACAACAGCGACATGAAAAGTCTGGTTGATTTTATGATTGAAGAAAGTTATGTAGGGTTATAA
- the glgP gene encoding alpha-glucan family phosphorylase, which yields MLHSQNWQLPYEPKSEYNKKVAYFSMEFAINQALKIYSGGLGFLAGSHMRSAYDLKQNIIGIGILWRYGYYDQIRDDLGFMKAQFQKKLYTFLKETDINFTMMIDNEEVHIKTYYLAPEIFGSAPLFLMSTDFPENSDKMREYTHRLYDNHAENRVAQQIILGIGGAKVVEKLGGVDIYHLNEGHGLPLAFELFNRYKDIDEVRKRLVFTTHTPEKAGNEEQKVDYLQRMGFFNGVPQELAVHITNTVGDSMSYTPATLNFSKISNGVSKLHGEVSREMWAGVKGKCPIISITNAQNKKFWADKDLNHAFMHNDLDTMQVMKKEMKKELFEIVANQTGKIFSPDVLTIVWARRFASYKRANLILRYKERFLELINNTERPVQIIWAGKPYPTDIGSVDMFNDIISFAQGRPNCAVLVGYEIDLSMMMKRGSDVWLNTPRRPHEASGTSGMTAAMNGSVNFSIMDGWIPEFAKHGINAFVTPAADHTAMSVSEIDEFDYNNIMNMLENEVIPTYYNDPNRWQEIVKNSMQDVAPQFDSDRMADEYYRLLYNAEYNADERKELNLNQVSALS from the coding sequence ATGTTACACAGTCAAAATTGGCAATTACCTTACGAGCCAAAATCTGAATACAATAAAAAAGTAGCCTACTTCAGTATGGAGTTCGCTATTAATCAAGCCTTAAAAATCTACAGTGGTGGTTTAGGATTTTTAGCAGGTTCGCACATGCGCAGTGCTTACGATTTGAAACAAAATATAATTGGCATTGGAATATTATGGAGATATGGTTATTACGATCAGATTCGTGATGACCTCGGATTTATGAAAGCGCAATTTCAAAAAAAGCTCTATACTTTTTTGAAAGAAACGGATATCAATTTTACCATGATGATTGATAATGAAGAGGTGCACATTAAAACCTATTACTTAGCTCCTGAAATTTTTGGTTCTGCTCCTTTATTTTTAATGAGTACCGACTTTCCGGAAAACTCCGATAAAATGCGTGAATACACACATCGCTTGTATGATAATCATGCAGAGAACAGAGTAGCTCAACAAATCATTTTAGGAATTGGAGGTGCAAAGGTGGTTGAGAAATTAGGTGGTGTAGATATTTATCATTTAAATGAAGGACATGGTTTGCCATTAGCTTTCGAGTTGTTCAACCGTTATAAAGATATTGATGAAGTGCGCAAGCGTTTGGTATTTACAACGCATACTCCGGAGAAAGCAGGTAATGAAGAACAAAAGGTAGATTATTTGCAACGCATGGGATTTTTTAATGGCGTTCCACAAGAGCTTGCAGTGCATATTACCAATACAGTTGGCGACTCAATGAGTTATACTCCGGCAACTCTCAATTTCAGTAAAATTTCCAATGGAGTTTCAAAATTGCACGGTGAAGTTTCCAGAGAAATGTGGGCAGGTGTAAAAGGCAAATGTCCTATCATATCTATCACCAATGCACAGAACAAAAAATTCTGGGCAGATAAGGATTTAAATCATGCTTTTATGCATAATGATTTAGATACTATGCAGGTGATGAAAAAAGAAATGAAAAAGGAGTTGTTTGAAATAGTTGCCAATCAAACAGGTAAAATTTTTAGTCCTGATGTGTTAACTATTGTATGGGCTCGACGCTTTGCTTCTTACAAACGTGCAAACCTTATTCTTCGCTACAAGGAAAGGTTTTTAGAACTCATTAATAATACCGAAAGACCAGTTCAGATTATTTGGGCAGGTAAGCCATATCCCACCGATATCGGTTCTGTAGATATGTTTAATGATATTATTTCTTTCGCTCAAGGCAGACCAAATTGTGCTGTGTTGGTAGGTTATGAAATTGATCTTTCCATGATGATGAAAAGAGGTTCTGATGTGTGGTTAAATACACCTCGCAGACCGCATGAAGCTTCCGGCACAAGTGGAATGACTGCGGCTATGAATGGTTCAGTAAATTTTTCTATTATGGATGGTTGGATTCCGGAATTTGCAAAACACGGTATCAATGCTTTTGTAACTCCGGCAGCAGATCATACGGCAATGTCAGTTAGTGAAATTGATGAATTTGATTACAATAATATTATGAATATGTTGGAGAATGAAGTAATCCCCACTTATTATAATGATCCTAATCGTTGGCAGGAAATTGTAAAAAATTCAATGCAGGATGTAGCACCTCAATTTGATAGTGATAGAATGGCGGATGAATATTATCGCTTGTTATATAATGCAGAATATAATGCAGATGAACGCAAGGAATTAAATCTGAATCAGGTTTCTGCGCTATCGTAA
- a CDS encoding esterase, translating into MNMLTFGTEGFPIVLFPTSMGMSNENKDFKLLEAIGWFIEQGIVKVYCPDSIDKHSWYNDDATPEQKVKNHMLYDRMLAEELYPRMKEETGFDRIGAAGCSFGGYHAMNFGLRHPDLTAAIFSMAAKFDIKGQLDGFYNDDVYYNNPPDYIAELNDPWLWKMQIFLGSAEFDMCLDANYSMANQLGLKHVQHTLDVTVGEKHDWPCWRKQFPYYLSLLDIEKTKEKI; encoded by the coding sequence ATGAACATGCTGACTTTCGGAACAGAAGGTTTTCCAATAGTGCTTTTTCCTACTTCTATGGGAATGTCAAATGAAAATAAAGATTTCAAATTATTAGAAGCAATCGGTTGGTTTATTGAGCAGGGAATTGTAAAAGTATATTGCCCTGATAGCATTGATAAACACAGTTGGTATAATGATGATGCAACACCAGAACAGAAGGTGAAGAATCATATGCTCTACGACAGAATGCTGGCAGAGGAATTATATCCGAGAATGAAAGAAGAAACCGGATTCGATCGTATTGGTGCTGCCGGTTGCAGTTTTGGTGGTTATCATGCTATGAATTTTGGATTGCGTCATCCTGATTTAACTGCCGCTATTTTTTCAATGGCTGCAAAGTTTGATATTAAAGGTCAGTTAGATGGATTTTATAACGACGACGTCTATTACAACAATCCACCTGATTATATCGCAGAATTAAATGATCCCTGGCTTTGGAAAATGCAGATATTTTTAGGCTCAGCAGAATTTGATATGTGTCTGGATGCAAATTATAGTATGGCGAATCAGCTCGGGTTAAAACATGTTCAGCATACATTAGATGTAACTGTCGGAGAAAAACACGATTGGCCTTGTTGGAGAAAACAATTTCCTTACTATCTTTCCTTATTGGATATTGAAAAAACAAAAGAGAAAATTTAA
- a CDS encoding PD40 domain-containing protein, which translates to MKKLSLLFIFIPILAFTQVPGFEIYTMYIGGNTDSGFYYTEPLNISNHAGYDNQPSFSWDNTHLLFTSIRENDQADIYKYTFATSVITKVTSTPESEFSPEYTPDGKYITTVRVAMDTTQRLWKYKVKRKKFKPVLKNIYNVGYYCRVNLDVVALFLLPEPFALQLSRISEPISQVIDKNIGRSMKMIPGEFALSYISKNDSTFNLIKRFDLEYNKITAIKKVPPECEDMVWSYDGKLFMAKGNKIYFLDYVNTMDWYLFADLSEFGIKTIFRIAISPDQTMMAFVAEE; encoded by the coding sequence TTGAAAAAGCTATCCTTACTATTCATATTTATACCGATTCTGGCCTTTACTCAAGTGCCGGGTTTTGAAATTTATACTATGTATATCGGTGGCAATACAGATTCCGGATTTTATTATACCGAGCCGCTGAATATTTCAAATCATGCGGGTTATGATAATCAACCTTCCTTTAGTTGGGATAATACACATTTGCTATTTACAAGTATTCGTGAAAATGATCAGGCAGATATTTATAAATATACATTTGCGACTTCTGTAATAACTAAAGTTACATCTACACCGGAAAGCGAGTTTTCTCCTGAATATACTCCCGATGGAAAATATATTACTACCGTGCGGGTGGCAATGGATACTACTCAACGCCTATGGAAGTATAAAGTGAAAAGAAAAAAATTTAAACCCGTTTTAAAAAATATTTATAATGTCGGATATTATTGCAGAGTAAATTTAGATGTGGTCGCATTGTTTTTATTACCCGAACCTTTTGCTTTACAATTATCTCGAATTTCAGAACCTATCTCGCAAGTAATAGATAAGAATATTGGGAGGAGTATGAAAATGATTCCCGGCGAATTTGCTTTATCTTATATTTCAAAAAATGATTCTACTTTTAATCTGATCAAACGTTTTGATCTGGAATACAATAAGATTACAGCAATAAAAAAAGTACCTCCGGAATGTGAAGATATGGTGTGGAGTTATGACGGCAAATTATTTATGGCAAAAGGGAATAAAATTTATTTTCTTGATTATGTAAATACAATGGATTGGTATTTATTTGCCGACCTCAGTGAATTTGGAATTAAAACAATTTTTAGAATAGCAATAAGTCCGGATCAAACGATGATGGCCTTTGTTGCAGAAGAATAA
- a CDS encoding esterase family protein translates to MQRMEEIWKAEIVPVVIKSTYLKRDVMLSIILPPGYKQKPYPVLWLNDGQDIPSLQLLPTLEKMYLTNTIFPHIVIGIHANEQRLQEYGTLEMADYNKRGNKAGYYTEFVINELLPFIQAKYYVSKDPLKNCVAGFSLGALSAIDIAWNNPEYFLKVGVFSGSLWWRKRALNRWYKDDRDRIIHQVIRNSEKREGMRFWFQAGTNDEPGDRNKNGVIDSIDDTIDLIKELKYKGYTDHNDIEFVLVKNGEHNQGTWGEMMPQFLQWAFPKAKAEV, encoded by the coding sequence TTGCAACGCATGGAAGAAATTTGGAAAGCGGAGATTGTGCCGGTAGTGATTAAATCTACTTATCTGAAAAGAGATGTAATGCTCTCCATAATATTACCTCCCGGTTATAAGCAAAAACCCTATCCTGTATTATGGTTAAATGATGGTCAGGATATTCCCTCATTGCAATTGCTTCCCACTCTTGAGAAAATGTATTTGACAAATACAATATTCCCGCATATTGTAATTGGTATTCATGCGAATGAACAACGGCTTCAGGAATACGGTACGCTGGAAATGGCAGATTATAATAAGCGAGGAAACAAAGCGGGTTACTATACGGAGTTTGTAATCAATGAGCTGTTGCCATTTATCCAAGCCAAATATTATGTTTCGAAAGATCCATTAAAAAACTGTGTGGCCGGTTTTTCTTTGGGCGCTTTATCTGCAATTGATATCGCATGGAATAATCCCGAATACTTTTTAAAGGTGGGTGTATTTTCTGGTTCATTGTGGTGGAGAAAACGAGCGTTGAACAGATGGTATAAAGATGATAGAGATCGGATAATACATCAAGTAATTCGCAATTCAGAAAAGCGGGAAGGCATGCGATTTTGGTTTCAGGCAGGCACTAATGATGAACCCGGTGATCGCAATAAAAATGGTGTGATTGATTCTATTGATGATACCATTGATCTGATTAAAGAATTGAAATACAAAGGCTATACAGATCACAATGATATTGAATTTGTGTTGGTTAAAAATGGCGAACATAATCAGGGAACTTGGGGGGAGATGATGCCGCAATTTCTGCAATGGGCATTTCCAAAAGCCAAAGCCGAAGTTTAA